The following are encoded together in the Cynocephalus volans isolate mCynVol1 chromosome 4, mCynVol1.pri, whole genome shotgun sequence genome:
- the LOC134374673 gene encoding olfactory receptor 52K1-like, with amino-acid sequence MSGGSNDSSNTSYTSFLLVGFPGLQEYRALLLLPFLSLYLVIVSTNALVIHTVVAQRSLHQPMYLLITLLLAINICAATTVVPTMLLSFSTRFIHISLACCLVQMFCMYFLIVFDCNILLVMALDRYVAICYPLHYSEIVTVQLLAGLVGAAAARSTCIVAPVVGLASRVHFCRSDVIHHFACEHMALMKLSCGDISLNKNVGLTVRIFNRVLDMLLLGASYSRIIHAAFRISSGGARSKALNTCSSHLLVIFTVYSSTMSSSIVYRVARTASQDVHNLLSAFYLLLPCLVDPIIYGARTKEIRQQLSTLFQRTQVQVPTKKCQALTSHRELPG; translated from the coding sequence ATGTCAGGGGGGAGCAATGACAGCTCCAATACATCCTACACCAGCTTCCTCCTGGTGGGCTTCCCGGGGCTGCAAGAGTACCGCGCCCTCCTGCTGCTGCCCTTCCTCAGCCTTTACCTGGTGATTGTCTCCACCAATGCCCTGGTCATCCACACGGTGGTGGCCCAGCGGAGCCTACACCAGCCCATGTACCTGCTCATCACCCTGCTCCTGGCCATCAACATCTGTGCCGCCACCACTGTGGTGCCCACCATGCTCCTCAGCTTCTCCACACGCTTCATCCACATCTCCCTGGCTTGCTGCCTGGTCCAGATGTTCTGCATGTACTTTCTCATTGTCTTTGACTGCAACATCCTCCTGGTCATGGCCCTGGACCGCTATGTTGCCATCTGCTACCCTCTCCACTACTCAGAGATAGTGACAGTCCAGTTGCTGGCTGGCCTGGTGGGGGCGGCAGCTGCCAGGAGCACATGCATTGTTGCTCCAGTGGTGGGGCTGGCCTCTCGGGTTCATTTCTGCCGCTCAGACGTGATCCACCACTTTGCCTGTGAGCATATGGCCCTGATGAAGCTCTCCTGTGGGGACATCTCCCTGAACAAGAATGTGGGGCTCACTGTCCGCATCTTCAACAGAGTCCTGGACATGCTCCTACTGGGAGCCTCCTATTCCCGCATCATCCACGCCGCCTTCAGGATTTCATCAGGTGGTGCACGTTCCAAGGCCCTGAACACCTGCAGTTCCCACCTGCTGGTCATCTTCACCGTCTACTCCTCCACCATGTCCTCATCCATCGTCTACCGTGTGGCCCGCACTGCATCCCAGGATGTGCACAACCTGCTCAGTGCCTTCTACCTGCTGCTCCCATGTCTGGTTGACCCCATCATCTATGGGGCCAGAACCAAGGAGATCAGGCAGCAACTGTCAACTCTCTTCCAAAGGACACAGGTACAGGTCCCCACCAAGAAGTGCCAGGCTCTGACCTCACATAGGGAGCTTCCTGGCTGA